Proteins from a genomic interval of Sulfurospirillum oryzae:
- a CDS encoding aminotransferase class I/II-fold pyridoxal phosphate-dependent enzyme encodes MYQNELHAITKSNRYRSRKLYSDDLADFSSNDYLGFAQNHTLFERAVAQVSMYKTHAPKASILVNGYHPIHQEFEEFLIRHNGFEAALVCGSGFLANFSLIEALPRKKDLLILDEEYHASGMVASKTVDAEVLLFRHNDANHLESLINTHNHNRIIIAVEGIYSMSGDLLNRDIFEIADRYNALLIVDEAHSVGVVGENLRGVFDLFGITPKANHIKMGTLGKALGSYGAYILCSEHIAEFLQNRAKAIIYTTAPSLFDIALGYQGLLYILKNHAALKAEIEAHQAVVQTILGLKIEGLICAYPLSEGVDALSVQQNLIDEGFLVGAIRPPTVPKPILRLIPRLGESVESLKTVCSLIQKGSF; translated from the coding sequence ATGTACCAAAACGAACTCCACGCCATCACAAAGTCAAATCGCTACCGAAGCCGTAAGCTGTACAGTGATGATTTGGCTGATTTTAGCTCCAACGACTATCTAGGCTTCGCACAAAACCATACCCTTTTTGAGCGTGCGGTTGCCCAAGTTTCCATGTATAAAACCCATGCGCCCAAAGCTTCTATCTTAGTCAATGGTTATCATCCCATTCATCAGGAGTTTGAAGAATTTTTGATACGCCATAATGGTTTTGAAGCAGCCCTTGTGTGTGGTAGTGGCTTTTTAGCCAATTTTTCGCTTATTGAAGCTTTACCGCGCAAAAAAGATCTTTTGATTTTGGATGAAGAGTATCATGCCAGTGGTATGGTAGCATCTAAAACCGTGGATGCCGAAGTTTTACTGTTTAGGCATAACGATGCCAATCATCTTGAAAGCTTGATTAACACGCATAATCATAACCGCATTATTATCGCCGTTGAAGGCATTTATTCGATGAGCGGGGATCTTTTAAATCGCGATATTTTCGAAATTGCCGATCGTTACAATGCCCTTTTGATTGTCGATGAAGCGCACAGTGTAGGTGTTGTGGGGGAAAACCTGAGAGGCGTCTTTGATCTGTTTGGCATTACGCCTAAAGCCAACCATATTAAGATGGGCACACTTGGAAAAGCGCTGGGAAGTTATGGCGCATACATTTTATGCAGTGAACACATTGCCGAGTTTTTACAAAATCGTGCCAAAGCTATCATTTATACAACCGCACCCTCTTTATTTGACATTGCTTTGGGATACCAAGGGTTGCTCTATATTTTAAAAAATCATGCGGCGTTAAAAGCTGAGATTGAGGCGCACCAAGCGGTTGTGCAAACCATTTTAGGTTTAAAAATCGAAGGGCTGATTTGTGCGTACCCTTTGAGCGAAGGTGTTGATGCTCTTTCTGTTCAGCAGAATCTGATTGATGAAGGTTTTTTAGTGGGAGCTATTCGTCCGCCAACGGTTCCAAAGCCTATTTTACGCCTTATTCCAAGGCTGGGAGAAAG